GTGGAGGAGAAGACCTCCTCCCTGGCCGAACTCAAGGAGCAGCTTGCGGATTCGGGTTCGGTCCCGGGCATGGTCTATGTGGCCATGTTTTATTTCGCATTTCTTTTCTGCTACGTGATCGCAGCCGCCGTGTTTTCTTTCAAGTACGCCTGCAACATGATGATTCCGGGGAAGGATTTCACCCTGTTGCGGTTTTTTGTGAACGATATGGAGGCCGTTGGGACGTTTTCCATGACCACGATATGGTTTTTCCCCGTCGGGCTGGGCATGGTGCTTGTGGCGCAGCTTTTGCGCGGCGCGGTGAACTCCGATACGATGAACCGGGACATGCGCGAGGCCGTGGCCGCCCTGGTCGGCCAGCCCCCCTTTTCCCCCTCCGGCGATGCGGACGGTGGCGGTTCGGAGGCCTAGATTGGCAACAGGAAAGACATCCAACAGGAGTACGTCCATGCGCAGACGCATGACGGCAATATGCCTGGTCGGCCTCGTGCTGGCCATCCTCCCATTTTCCGGAGTGCTTGGGCAGTCCGTCCCGGAGGCCGACGTCGGCTATTCCGATGGAGCGGCGCAGCCCGCGGCGGATACGGGGAAACCCCGCGTGGAGACGGAAAGCCCCGGGGCCGCCTCCGGAAAAGCGGCGGCTCCCAAGCTATCCATCACCCTGGAGGGCTACGAAAACAAGGACGAACCGGCGTCGGCCGCATTGCCCCCGGATCGCGGAGCTTCGGGCATGGAGGCCGTCAGGCCAGCCGCTCCCGATGTTCCCGCGCGGCAGCAGTCGGATTCGACGGTCAGTCCGGCGCCCGAGCCGACGCCCGAGCCGGTGTCCGACCCGATGCCCGAGCCGACGCCTGCGCCCAAGGCCGGGCCGACGCCGCCGCGTTCCGCGCAAAAGACCTCCCCCCGCCCCTCAGCCCCGGCCGTGACGCGTCCGTCGGCGCCAGTGGGGCGTCCCTCGCCGATCTTGTCCATGCTCGAAAGCACGTTGCGCGGAAATTTCAGCAACACCAAGGCCATCGCCCGCAACCTGCCGGGGAAATACTTCGACCACGTCGGGGACAAGTCCCTGGCCAAAAAATACAGCAAACAGGGCAACGATCTGCTCAACAAGCAGGACAACCCGCCTGCGGCCCTGGCCGCATACCAGTCCGCCTACGAAAACGATCCCTCAAGTTCCGAAATCACGGGCAGTTACGGCTACACCCTGTTTCGCAACGGCCGGTTCGCCGAGGCCCGGGACATGGAGATCGAGTCCCTGGAGATCGCCCCGGAGTATGCCGCCGCCTGGTTCGTCCTGGGCCAGATCTACGGCTATTTGCAGCAGGAGGACATGGCCTACGCCAGCTTCGTCAACACCTGCCTGTTCACCAAAAACATCACGACCTCCCTGGGCTTTCTGGAGCGGGAGATGAAGAAATATGGCGAGGTCACGGTGCAGCGGGCCGCCGGAAGAGCTTTGGATGCCTGCCGCAGGCTGTCCTCCGGGACGGCGGACCCGGGAACCGTTTCCTCACGGCCCGCGCCATCCGAACCCGGGCCCCTGGAGTCCTGGGCCGGAAAAGGACCGGCCACGCTCGACGCGCCGCGCGCCGCGCCTGCGGCGCCAGCCGGGATGAACTGGAAAAACGCCAGGATCGGAAAGGTGGACATCCAGGCCGCCATTATGGACAGCAAGCTTTTTCAGAGCATGATCGGCAAAATGGCCAAGCTGCCCAAGGCGCAGGTCGACGCCTGGCTCGACTCGCAGATCGGGCCGGTCATGAGCGAGTTGCAGGGCATCATCCGGACCTATGCCAGGGCGAACAACTACCTGCTGGTCATCCAGTCGAAGGATGAGGACACGGTGCGGCGGGGGACTTCCCTGCGCACATCCCTCAACTCCCTGGTGGAGGATGACCCCTATCTGGCCTTCCTCGATTCCTCCGAGGGCCGCGCCTTTCGAAAAACTGCGCCCATCCAGGATCTGACGCCCATCGTGTCCGCAAAGCTCGGGGCGCGTTGACAGGACGCCGTCCCTTTCCGCCGTCCATAAAAAAACAGGGGCCCGCAACGCATGTTGCAGGCCCCTGACGATTTTCGGCAGGCTGTCCCGGCGCGTGAGGCGCGTCAGTTTGTGGAGGGCTTTCACCTTCCCGGTTGGCTCGCCCGCTGGTGGGCGTCGACCTCAAAATCAAGGCCCGCCGGATCATCCGTGGAGGGGAAGGCCTCTCGGGCGAAGACGGCGAGGACATTCCGTTCTCGACCGACGCCCTGAGCGCCATGGGCGAGAGACATTCCGGCGTGATTGCGGGTGCGGAAGGGGCTAGGGACGATCCCGGTCCCGGGGCTACAGGAAGACCTGATACGGGAATCCCAACACGTCCTCGAACTTTTTCGCCAAGGCTTTGCCGATGGGACGCTTGCCGCGCTCAACAGCCGAGATGTTCGGGGCGTCAACCCCGACTTTCTCGGCAAGCTGAACCTGGGTCAAGCCGTGAATTTCCCGCGCACTCCGCAAGCGGGATCCGGGAGTGGAATCAGGAAAAATCTCTTTGAGCGGCACAACATGCGTAACGGCACGCTCAATGGCGCGAGACACAGCGTCCGCCTTAGACTCCGGAATGACGGCGCAAATCTCTACCATCCCGTCAGTACGGGGCTTTTTCGTGAGTTCCAACATAGATCACCTCCACAAGCTGGACAATGCTGTCTTCGACCTTCCAAATCGCCACATAAGTAGGGCGTCCCTTGGTCAGGTGGCAGTGGTAAACCTCCCCAGGCCACCCTTTCAGCTTCCCAAAGTGCGGCATTGCTGGCTGCACAGGCCCCCTGGCCTCAATGGCATAGGCCAAAAGGGCCAGTCGATCCGACACCTTTCTCGGAAGCCCGGCGCGCTGCTTGTCCGCCTTTTTGGAAAAGATCACCGTCCAGTTCATGGGACAAATATATCATTTTTAGATAGATCGTCAACCCCAAGACCCGGCGCGTAAACAGGAGGTCAAAAAAAGAAAGCCCCGCGAGAAAAACGCGGGGCTGGGGAAGGGCTACCCGAGCAGCTTGAGCGCGACGATGACGGCTGTTTGGGCAAGCGTCACCCCCGCGCCTCCTTCCGCCCCAGGCCTTCAGCCAGAAGCGCCACGGCCAAGGTGTTCATGCTGACGCCCTCCTGCCTCGCGCGGGCGGCCAAACGTGCGTGAAGGCTTGCCGGGACGCGGGTCCGAAACTCGCCACTTTTTACGGGGCCACCACCGGGCGTCGGGATGGGGTCGCCCCATTTTTCAGAAGCCTGCAACCACGCTTTTTCCGCGTCCGCCCCATTGGCGACGGCCTCTTCAACAGTTTCGCCATCGGACATGCAGCCGGGGAGGTCCGGGAAGGTGATGAGGTAGCCGCCTCCGTCCTCTTCGCTGAGAAGCGATATTTCAAAGGGGTATTTGGGCGTTTCCATGCTTATTCTCCTTTCACGGCGTCAACAAGTGCGAGGAAATCACGAACGTAGCGCGGCTTGATGGGGCGCTTGCCGGGGACGGTCACGTGGTTTTTACCGGGTTGCCTGAAAACACAATGGCTAGTCCCGTCCTGGTCCCAATCAATCCCAAGCGCCCGCGCGATGGCCTTGAGATCGTCAAGCCGCCAATCAAGCTGGTTGCGCCGCATTTTTTCGAGGGTCTTTTCCGCCTTGCCCTGAGGTTTTGACACCGCATGCGGTCCCGTGCGTCAAGAAGAATCTCCGGCCCGCAAGCGGGAAGTCAAGAAAAAAAGAAAGCCCCGCGAGAAAATCCACGGGGCAAGGGATCGGAATGGGCCGGGCTACCCGAACAGCTTGAGCGCGGCGATGATGGCCGTTTGGGCAAGCATCAGCCCGGCAACCCACTTGATAATTTCGGCCTTCACCTGGGCCAGCTTAACGTCAATGTCGGCCTTCGTGGCAAGCTCCCGTTTGGCCTCCTCGCCCTGCTTTTCCAGGATGCCGATAAGGACGCTAGCCGCCTCTTCGCCAAGGGCCTTTTCCAGCTTTTTCGTGTCGTCGAACAGAAGGGTCATGGAAACCTCGGTTGTGGTTGGGTCATGAGGATCACTTGCCCGGCGGGGTTGTCAAGAGGTTACTCGTCTGTTGCCCCTGTGCAACCGAAGATGAAGGTGCCTAATTTTGGATCAAATGAATGTACGGCGCAAGAGGAGATGTCCCTGTTTGTGAGGAAAAAATAACAGGCGGACCTGAAAGGGGTCTCCTCGGTCGCCGGGTCCACAGCCTCGGTCACGGACACCCTGACCACTGCCGCGAGGTGCGCGGCGCCAGCCTTCGACGTCTGCAAACTCGTCGCCTGAATCCGCAGGCCCGCCATCCTGGCCGGGGCGGGAACGGACACCGATGAAACTGCGGCCATTCAGGCTGTGACGGTGGGGTACCAGATGCCGGGGGTGTAGTCCGTTTTTGTAGTCCGCAAAAAACAGGGGCCCGCAACGCATGTTGCAGGCCCCTGACGATTTTGGTGGAGGCGATGGGGATCGAACCCACGACCTCGGCGTTGCGAACGCCGCGCTCTCCCAGCTGAGCTACGCCCCCGAAGGTGGAATGGGGCATGTAAACCCGTTTCGGCCGGCGGTCAAGCCGGGGCAGGCGGCCTTGGGCCGATGCGTGTCGGATGTCCCGGGACATCATGCTGGAAAATATGAAGAGATTCTTGAAAAAATCCTAGCCGAGCTTCCGGCAACGATCCAGGCGATTGAGGATTTCGGCCACCCGGACGTCATAGGTGTGTCGGTGGGCAATTTCCGTCCGCCAGGCCCGGATCAAGTCCGCCCGCAGGTTTCGTTCGGAAAAAAAACGGCGGCAGCGGGACACGGCCTCGTCCGGGCGGGAAAAGACCGTCTCCCGGGTCAGTTCCCGGGGAAAGACGCCAAGCCCCGGATTGTCGTCGGAAAGCAGGAACCCCCCGGCCGCCCACACGTCGAAATGGCGCTGGGTCAGGCCGCTGGGCAAGAGCAATCCGGTCACGTTGAGGTTGATCCCCGACGCGGCATAGACTGCGGCCAGGGCCCCGTAATAGTCCACCGGCCCCCGGCAGGCCTGGCCGGGCAGGAGCCTTGCCCATTGCCCGTCCCCGAAGACCGCAAGATCCACCTCCCGGGACAGGGCCGCCAGCACCTCCGTACGTCGCGTCCGGCCGATCTCCTCGGCCCCGCAACCGGCCACCCGCACCGCGCCCTCGGGCCACAGCCCGGTCAGGCCGAGCGCCTGCACCCACCAGCCGAAATGGGGACGCTCCCCCTGCGCGACCATCTCCCGGGCCTTGGCCGCAAGGTCATCCGGGGGCAGGCAGCCGGAGAAAAATCCCCGCTTGCCGGGGAATTCGCTGCGGCCGACGAACACCACCTTGTCGGCGAGATCACGCGCCGCCTCGGGCAGGGGGGCGGGCAGCGGATCGAAAAATCGCGGGTTGGCGGCCAGGGGCAGATGATGCACGCAGGCGGCCCCGTGGTCGGCCAGGGGCTTGATGAACCATTCGTCGGTGACGAAAAGGGGCATCTCGCGCCAAAACGGCGAACGCAGGCGGCTGACGAGATGGAAGGGATTGTCCACGCACCAGGCGGCCACGGTCGTCCCGGCCTGGCGTAGCAGGTAAAAGACCCGTCCGAAGTCGTCCAGGCCTTGGAGATTGACGCAAAAAAAGAGATCCGGCGCGCCATCGCGCACGATCTCGGACAGATGCTCCAGGATATCCGCCGGGTCTCTGACCGTCACCGCGAACCCGGCCCGGGTGAAGGCCTCGCCCAGTTCCGGGACCAGGAGGCTGCGGGCGGTTCCCGGCAGGAGCACCGAGCGTACGGCGGCCGGCGGGGCGGGAGGGGGCGGGTTCTCGGCCCAAAGACGGTCCAGGCACACCTTGGCCCAGATCGGCCCCCAAAAGGACGGGAAGTGCTTAAGCCCCGGCATGTAGAAAAATATCGGGCCGGGCCACGGCCCGTGTAAGACCGTCTCCAGGGGAACCTGTTCGAAATCGGCGGGGATCGTCTCATGCCAGTGCTGCGGCATCTGGGCTTCGCACTCCGGACATTCCACATAGAAGCATTTGCCCCAGGCCTGGGGCAGAAAGGTGGGCAGCCGCCAGGGGCTTGGCCCCAGCCCCAGAAACAGGGCCGGCCCGCGCGCTTCCCCGAAACGGGAGAAGCTTTCCCGGCAATCGGCCAGGGTCTGGGACCGGCCCAGTTCGCTTATGACCGATATGCGGCTGGGCCGTGAGGCATGGTCATGCATGCGCGCCTTTCCTTGCGTGACGGTTTCGGTTACCGTGCCCGAAAGCACGAAACACCATGAAAAAAATTCAGGATCATTATTTTAAGAAGGCCAAGCAGGAGAATTATCCGGCCCGCTCGGTCTATAAGCTACAAGAAATCCAGAAACAATGCAGCCTCCTGGGGCCGGGGCAGACCGTCCTGGACCTGGGGGCCGCCCCCGGTTCGTGGACCATGTATTGCGCCGAAAAGGTCGGTCTCGGCGGCCGGGTGCTGGCCGTGGACCTCAACGCCCCGGCCATCTCGTTCCCGCCCCAGGTGACGTTCGTCGAGGACGACGCCTTTTCTCCCGGACCGGAGCTGACGGCGGCCCTGGACGATCACGCCCCCTTCGACGTGGTGGTCAGCGACATGGCCCCCAAGACCACGGGCATCAAGTTCGCCGACCAGGCCAATTCCCTGGAGCTGTGCCAGCGGGCCTTGGAGATGGCCCGGGCCTTTCTCAAACCCGGGGGGCGGTTTGTGGCCAAGATTTTTCAAGGCCCCGACGTCAAGGCCTTCGAGGGGGAGATGCGCGTAAGCTTCGCCACGGTCAAGGCCATCAAGCCCAAGAGTTCGCGCCCCGAAAGCAAGGAAATTTTTTATGTCGGCCTGGGCTTTCGTCCGGCCGAGGGCGGCTCCAGCCGCGCCCCTGGCAGCGGCGGCGTTTCCTGAAAAAAAGATGCATGGCCATGAGTGATCTTCATACGGCGGTACGCCGGTTTCACGGGCATGACCGGGAAGAGCCTCCGGGCGTTGCATGGGCCGGATTGCGGGTTGAACAATTTTTCGGAAACGGTCACAAGACCGGCGCGCCGGGAAAACTGGGGCACAATCCGGGCGGGATGGACGATGCTCCCTCCCATGCCCGATAGTTCATACGGAGGATATGATGGCCGGACATAGCAAATGGAAGAACATCCAGGCCCGCAAGTCGGTGCAGGACGTCAAAAAAGGCAAGACCTTCACCAAGGTGACCAAGGAACTCATGCTGGCCGCCCGGGCCGGCGGCGGCGACCCGAACACCAACGCCCGCCTGAAGTCGGCCATCGCTGCGGCCAAGGCCGTGAACCTGCCCAAGGACAAGATCGACACGGCCGTCAAAAAGGGCACAGGCGAACTGGCCGGGGAGAATTTCGACGAGGTCGCCTACGAGGGCTACGGTCCCGGCGGCGTGGCCATCCTGGTGGAGGCTGCGACGGACAACCGCAATCGCACCGTGGCCGAGATACGCCACATCATGAGCAAAAACGGCGGCGCCATGGGCGAGGCCGGGTGCGTGGGCTGGATGTTCGAGAAAAAGGGCGTTTTGACCTTCGCCAAGGACAAATACGGCGAGGACCAGGTCATGGAAGTGGGCCTGGAGCATGGCGCGGAGGAAGTGGCCGACGAGGGCGACGTCTGGGAGGTGCATACCGCGCTTGAGGCCTTCGAGACGGCCCGGCAGGGCTTCGAGGCGGCGGGCATGGTTTTTGATGACGCCGAGATCACCATGGTTCCGGCCAACAGCGTGGCCGTGGACGCCGAGACCGGGGCGAAAATCATCCGGCTCATGGAGGCCCTCGAGGACAACGACGACGTGCAGAAGGTGCATTCCAATTTCGATCTGCCCGACGATGTCCTGGACCAGATGGGCTAGGGCGTGGGCGCAGGCGGCATAGTGGTCCTGGGGCTCGATCCGGGCTCGCGCTGCACCGGCTACGGCCTGGTGTGCGAGGTGTCCGGGCAGGTGTCGCTCCTTGAGGCCGGGACCATCCGCACCGAGCGCGAGACGGACGTGGCCGCCAGGCTGGGGCTGATTTATTCCGGCGTGGCCGCGCTTATCGAGCGCCACGGGCCAAGCGAGGCCGCCGTGGAAAGCGTGTTCGTGGCGGTCAATTCCGCCTCGGCCATCAAGCTCGGGCAGGCCCGGGGGGCGGCCCTGGCCGCCTGCGGGGTGGCCGGGGTGCCGGTCTTCGCCTACGAACCCACCCTGGTCAAAAAAAGCCTGGTGGGCGCCGGGCGGGCCGATAAATCGCAGGTCGCCTTCATGGTGGGCAGGGTGCTGGGATGTCGCGAGGCCATGGCAAAAGACGCTTCGGACGCGCTGGCCGTGGCCGTGTGTCATCTGAACCGGAAACGCTTTTTGAAGCTGTGCGGGGCGTCATGATCGGATACCTGCGGGGAGAGCTTCTGGCCCGGGCCGAGAAAGGGGCCCTGGTGCTCACCGCCTCGGGCGTGGGCTACGAGGTGCGGCTGGCCGCCAGCGTGGCCGCCGGGCTTCCGCCCGTGGGGGCGGAGGTGGAGTTTTTCGTGCACACCTCGGTGCGCGAGGACGCCATCGAGCTCTTCGGCTTTCCCTGTCTGGAGGATCGGGCCACCTTCGAGGTGCTCATCGGCATCCCCAAGCTGGGCCCCAAAACCGCCCTGTCCATCCTTTCGGTCTACGACGCCCCGGCCCTGCGCGCGCTGTGCGCCGGGGACGATCCCGGCCCCCTGGCCCGGGTTCCGGGCATCGGCAAGAAATCCGCCCAGCGCATTTTCGTGGAGCTCAAATACAAATTGGACATGGGCCAGGGGGATCTGCCCCTGCCCCGGCCGGGCGTCGTCCCCACGGTCTTTTCCGACGCCCTGGCCGGTCTGGCCAACCTGGGCTATCCCGAGGGCCAGGCCGGGGCCGTGCTGCGGGCCGTGTTGGACGCCGAGCCCGACCTTGACGTGTCCCAGGCCTTGCGCCAGGCCCTGAAAAAGCTGGCCAAGGATCGCCAGTGAGCCCCGTAAACGCCCTTCCCGACGATTCGGTGCGGCCCGGCAGGCTGTCCGAATTCATCGGCCAGGATGATCTGCGGGCCAACCTGGAGGTGTTCCTTCGCGCCGCACGGGAGCGCGGACAGGCCCTGGACCACAGCCTGTTTTACGGTAACCCGGGCCTGGGCAAGACCACCCTGGCCCGGATCATGGCCTCGGAGCTGGGGGTCAATCTGGTGACCACCTCCGGGCCGGTGCTCGAGCGCGGCGGCGACCTGGCCGCCATCCTGACCAACCTCCAGCGCCGGGACATCCTTTTTATAGATGAAATCCACCGCATGCCCGCCGCCGTGGAGGAGATCCTCTATCCGGCCATGGAGGATTTCAAGCTGGACCTGATCATCGGGCAGGGGCCCGGGGCGCGCACGGTACGCATCGACGTGGAGCCGTTCACCCTGGTGGGGGCTACCACGCGCATCGGCCTTCTGACCTCGCCCCTTCGCGACCGCTTCGGGGTGATCTTCCGCCTGGAGTTTTATTCCCCCGAGGAACTGGCCCGCATTGTGACCCGGGCGGCCCGAATTCTCGGCGTCGAACTGTCGCCCGAGGCGGCCTTGGTCGTCGGGGAGCGCTCCCGGGGCACGCCGCGCATCGCCGGGCGGCTCCTTCGCCGGGTGCGCGACTTCGCCGAGGTGGCCGGGGCCGGGAAGCTGACCGGGGACATCTGCCGGGAGG
Above is a genomic segment from Desulfolutivibrio sulfodismutans DSM 3696 containing:
- a CDS encoding tetratricopeptide repeat protein, translated to MRRRMTAICLVGLVLAILPFSGVLGQSVPEADVGYSDGAAQPAADTGKPRVETESPGAASGKAAAPKLSITLEGYENKDEPASAALPPDRGASGMEAVRPAAPDVPARQQSDSTVSPAPEPTPEPVSDPMPEPTPAPKAGPTPPRSAQKTSPRPSAPAVTRPSAPVGRPSPILSMLESTLRGNFSNTKAIARNLPGKYFDHVGDKSLAKKYSKQGNDLLNKQDNPPAALAAYQSAYENDPSSSEITGSYGYTLFRNGRFAEARDMEIESLEIAPEYAAAWFVLGQIYGYLQQEDMAYASFVNTCLFTKNITTSLGFLEREMKKYGEVTVQRAAGRALDACRRLSSGTADPGTVSSRPAPSEPGPLESWAGKGPATLDAPRAAPAAPAGMNWKNARIGKVDIQAAIMDSKLFQSMIGKMAKLPKAQVDAWLDSQIGPVMSELQGIIRTYARANNYLLVIQSKDEDTVRRGTSLRTSLNSLVEDDPYLAFLDSSEGRAFRKTAPIQDLTPIVSAKLGAR
- a CDS encoding helix-turn-helix domain-containing protein, producing MLELTKKPRTDGMVEICAVIPESKADAVSRAIERAVTHVVPLKEIFPDSTPGSRLRSAREIHGLTQVQLAEKVGVDAPNISAVERGKRPIGKALAKKFEDVLGFPYQVFL
- a CDS encoding type II toxin-antitoxin system RelE family toxin, producing the protein MNWTVIFSKKADKQRAGLPRKVSDRLALLAYAIEARGPVQPAMPHFGKLKGWPGEVYHCHLTKGRPTYVAIWKVEDSIVQLVEVIYVGTHEKAPY
- a CDS encoding type II toxin-antitoxin system HicB family antitoxin; protein product: METPKYPFEISLLSEEDGGGYLITFPDLPGCMSDGETVEEAVANGADAEKAWLQASEKWGDPIPTPGGGPVKSGEFRTRVPASLHARLAARARQEGVSMNTLAVALLAEGLGRKEARG
- a CDS encoding type II toxin-antitoxin system HicA family toxin; the encoded protein is MSKPQGKAEKTLEKMRRNQLDWRLDDLKAIARALGIDWDQDGTSHCVFRQPGKNHVTVPGKRPIKPRYVRDFLALVDAVKGE
- a CDS encoding glycosyltransferase family protein; this translates as MHDHASRPSRISVISELGRSQTLADCRESFSRFGEARGPALFLGLGPSPWRLPTFLPQAWGKCFYVECPECEAQMPQHWHETIPADFEQVPLETVLHGPWPGPIFFYMPGLKHFPSFWGPIWAKVCLDRLWAENPPPPAPPAAVRSVLLPGTARSLLVPELGEAFTRAGFAVTVRDPADILEHLSEIVRDGAPDLFFCVNLQGLDDFGRVFYLLRQAGTTVAAWCVDNPFHLVSRLRSPFWREMPLFVTDEWFIKPLADHGAACVHHLPLAANPRFFDPLPAPLPEAARDLADKVVFVGRSEFPGKRGFFSGCLPPDDLAAKAREMVAQGERPHFGWWVQALGLTGLWPEGAVRVAGCGAEEIGRTRRTEVLAALSREVDLAVFGDGQWARLLPGQACRGPVDYYGALAAVYAASGINLNVTGLLLPSGLTQRHFDVWAAGGFLLSDDNPGLGVFPRELTRETVFSRPDEAVSRCRRFFSERNLRADLIRAWRTEIAHRHTYDVRVAEILNRLDRCRKLG
- a CDS encoding RlmE family RNA methyltransferase — encoded protein: MKKIQDHYFKKAKQENYPARSVYKLQEIQKQCSLLGPGQTVLDLGAAPGSWTMYCAEKVGLGGRVLAVDLNAPAISFPPQVTFVEDDAFSPGPELTAALDDHAPFDVVVSDMAPKTTGIKFADQANSLELCQRALEMARAFLKPGGRFVAKIFQGPDVKAFEGEMRVSFATVKAIKPKSSRPESKEIFYVGLGFRPAEGGSSRAPGSGGVS
- a CDS encoding YebC/PmpR family DNA-binding transcriptional regulator is translated as MAGHSKWKNIQARKSVQDVKKGKTFTKVTKELMLAARAGGGDPNTNARLKSAIAAAKAVNLPKDKIDTAVKKGTGELAGENFDEVAYEGYGPGGVAILVEAATDNRNRTVAEIRHIMSKNGGAMGEAGCVGWMFEKKGVLTFAKDKYGEDQVMEVGLEHGAEEVADEGDVWEVHTALEAFETARQGFEAAGMVFDDAEITMVPANSVAVDAETGAKIIRLMEALEDNDDVQKVHSNFDLPDDVLDQMG
- the ruvC gene encoding crossover junction endodeoxyribonuclease RuvC encodes the protein MGAGGIVVLGLDPGSRCTGYGLVCEVSGQVSLLEAGTIRTERETDVAARLGLIYSGVAALIERHGPSEAAVESVFVAVNSASAIKLGQARGAALAACGVAGVPVFAYEPTLVKKSLVGAGRADKSQVAFMVGRVLGCREAMAKDASDALAVAVCHLNRKRFLKLCGAS
- the ruvA gene encoding Holliday junction branch migration protein RuvA, with protein sequence MIGYLRGELLARAEKGALVLTASGVGYEVRLAASVAAGLPPVGAEVEFFVHTSVREDAIELFGFPCLEDRATFEVLIGIPKLGPKTALSILSVYDAPALRALCAGDDPGPLARVPGIGKKSAQRIFVELKYKLDMGQGDLPLPRPGVVPTVFSDALAGLANLGYPEGQAGAVLRAVLDAEPDLDVSQALRQALKKLAKDRQ
- the ruvB gene encoding Holliday junction branch migration DNA helicase RuvB codes for the protein MSPVNALPDDSVRPGRLSEFIGQDDLRANLEVFLRAARERGQALDHSLFYGNPGLGKTTLARIMASELGVNLVTTSGPVLERGGDLAAILTNLQRRDILFIDEIHRMPAAVEEILYPAMEDFKLDLIIGQGPGARTVRIDVEPFTLVGATTRIGLLTSPLRDRFGVIFRLEFYSPEELARIVTRAARILGVELSPEAALVVGERSRGTPRIAGRLLRRVRDFAEVAGAGKLTGDICREALDRMDVDPHGLDQMDRKILTALIGHFGGGPVGVKTLAVACSEEVRTLEEIYEPYLIQCGLLKRTPRGRVATAKAYRHLKLTPQS